The Chroogloeocystis siderophila 5.2 s.c.1 genome includes the window TAAGCGAGGCAAACAATTGGGTTTATAAGCTGCAATAGCCATCCGCTCAAGACTGCTAGCCCTTCTAATTGTTTTAGAAGGGTTTTTAAGGCTTTAGGTTGACTACACAATAGAAAGTAACAGCACTATTTCCGTAAACTTTTTCTCGACAGATTTCTAGTGTAGAAGGTTGCAACTTGGGCAGATCGGGATGATGTTCTACCGCAAGTTCGCCATTGTGATGCAATAATTGATAGTGTGCGATCGCCTGCATGACTGGTAAATATATATCACTGGCATAAGGTGGGTCGAAGTAGATGCGATCAAACTGTTGTCCTGAAAGTGTTTTTAACCGCTGCACGACATCTCCGCGCAAAACTTGAAAGGTTTGCTCTGGCTGTGCTACTCGTTGCCAATTTTCTTTAATAATTGTACAGGCACGGCTTGATTGCTCAATTCCCACCACTAAAGCTGCACCACGACATAACGCTTCTGCGCCCATTGAACCGTTACCCGCACAAAGGTCCAACCAACGACTACCAGCGATCGCACCTTGCCAAATATTAAAGACGGCTTCGCGTACCCTTCCTGTTGTTGGTCGGGTGTCTCTCCCTGGTAATGTTTTGATGAGACGATTGCCGTGAATTCGCATTAAAGAGGGGCTAGGAGTTAGGAAAATTGTAACTAGCATCTACTCTACAGCAATGTATATCTACACTGGTACGACAGTGCGAACTTGCTGCACGAAGTTGGAGAGGATTTGCAACCCAGCAGTTGAAGATTTTTCAGGGTGAAATTGCATTGCCATAAGATTGTCACGGGCGATCGCTGCTGTAACACTTTGACTACCATGCGTTACCGTTGCAGCTTGAATTGTAGAATCTTCAGGCTCGACATAGTAGGAATGGACAAAATAAACCCAAGGCTGCGCTGGTAAATTTTGCCATAAGGGACAATGAGGTTGAGTAAATTCTAATTGATTCCAACCCATATGCGGAATCGTAATTCCTGGTTCGCTGCTAAAGCGCCGTACTGTACCAGAAATAATTCCCAAACCAGGCTCTACACCTTCTTCACTACTATCAAACAAGACTTGTAGCCCCAAACAAATACCAAGAAACGGTTTACCGCTTGCGATCGCATCTTTGATTGGTTCCACCAAGTCACGGGATCTTAAATGCTGTACAGCAGGATCGAATGCGCCGACACCAGGTAACAATACAGCATCAGCTTTTGCTAATTCTATAGCTGAGTCAGTAATTTTCGGAGTCGCGCCAGCTTTTTCTAAACCTTTACAGACTGAGTGCAGATTACCCATGTCGTAGTCTATAACTGCGATCGCTGCCATCGGGCAGACCCCCTTTAATTATTACCCACTAAATTTATTGTAAGTGAAACTAACTCACTCTTAAACCACACCCTAACAGCATAGCAATCCTACATAATTCTCATGCGAATCCCTCTCTAACCTTCGTGTACTTTGTGGTTCCTTTCAAAAAAAGCTTACAACTCAAATGCCTCCTCAAATTCTGCTAACTTCATTTACAACATGGCTACCTCATCAAAAATCCAATTCATCCGACGATCTCATTGCCAAAATCCACGAGCTATATCTTACAAATAGCGATTTAAAACTACCGCT containing:
- the hisH gene encoding imidazole glycerol phosphate synthase subunit HisH — its product is MAAIAVIDYDMGNLHSVCKGLEKAGATPKITDSAIELAKADAVLLPGVGAFDPAVQHLRSRDLVEPIKDAIASGKPFLGICLGLQVLFDSSEEGVEPGLGIISGTVRRFSSEPGITIPHMGWNQLEFTQPHCPLWQNLPAQPWVYFVHSYYVEPEDSTIQAATVTHGSQSVTAAIARDNLMAMQFHPEKSSTAGLQILSNFVQQVRTVVPV
- the rsmD gene encoding 16S rRNA (guanine(966)-N(2))-methyltransferase RsmD, which produces MRIHGNRLIKTLPGRDTRPTTGRVREAVFNIWQGAIAGSRWLDLCAGNGSMGAEALCRGAALVVGIEQSSRACTIIKENWQRVAQPEQTFQVLRGDVVQRLKTLSGQQFDRIYFDPPYASDIYLPVMQAIAHYQLLHHNGELAVEHHPDLPKLQPSTLEICREKVYGNSAVTFYCVVNLKP